A genome region from Desulfovibrio sp. includes the following:
- a CDS encoding DUF599 domain-containing protein: MYTFDLLCFCISVALYTAYNLYIRFRESSNPGYTIHGISRTARVQWVASILEKKNGILAVQTLRNATMASTFMASTSVLLAVGVLSLTGNGENVRHTWHSLNFFGSVEPGMFAFKILALLLNFFLAFFCFTSSLRLYTHVAFMLGAESGQLDSDQLGSMAEKYLNMGANHFYLGMRAFYFTVPLVFWIFGAQFMIFGTAFLISIIFILDKTPQHKES; the protein is encoded by the coding sequence ATGTATACTTTTGATCTTTTATGTTTCTGCATTTCCGTGGCTCTCTACACCGCGTATAATCTCTACATCCGTTTCAGGGAATCATCCAATCCCGGCTACACAATCCACGGCATATCACGGACGGCACGGGTTCAGTGGGTGGCATCCATTCTTGAAAAAAAGAATGGCATTCTTGCCGTGCAAACTCTGCGCAACGCCACTATGGCCTCTACCTTTATGGCCTCCACAAGCGTTCTGCTGGCCGTGGGGGTGCTCTCCCTTACTGGCAATGGGGAAAATGTCCGGCACACATGGCACTCGCTGAACTTTTTTGGTTCTGTGGAGCCGGGCATGTTTGCCTTCAAGATTCTTGCCCTTTTGCTGAATTTTTTTCTGGCTTTTTTTTGCTTTACCTCATCGCTCAGGTTGTACACGCATGTGGCCTTCATGCTGGGCGCGGAATCCGGGCAGCTGGATTCCGACCAGCTTGGCAGCATGGCAGAAAAATACCTGAATATGGGAGCAAACCATTTTTATTTGGGAATGCGCGCCTTCTATTTCACTGTGCCGCTGGTTTTCTGGATTTTTGGCGCGCAGTTCATGATTTTTGGCACTGCGTTTCTGATCAGCATCATCTTTATTCTCGATAAGACGCCACAACACAAAGAGAGTTAG